TTGTTTTCCCTGTCAATTTCTTAGAGAAGGGGCATTAATAGGAGGAAAGCTGATGGCGACGGAACTTGTCCTTTTGACTTGTTAGCTACTGTAGCTGGCAAGTTACTGGGGGAGGAGGGAGAGAGCTCGCCTGATTCTACAGGTTCTGTTAGAGGGAAGGAGCAAGGTGCAATTGTGAAAGGCGAAAAGGTAAAAGAGGATGAGGATagatctctaaaagaaaaatcttatACTGAAGGCTGTTATGAACGGGGGTTCTTCATTTCTGAGCTTGTCTCACAAGCTCCAGTTGTAAATCGTTCTTTAAGCGAACTGCCACATGTTCAAAATGATACGATCTCCGGACCTGCATCTGTCACTATGAGTTCTGATTGCGCAGAGAAGTTTCCTTTTGCTAAACAATTTGTAAATGGTGAAAGCAGCGGGCAAAATGGAAACATTTCGTCGAAGACAGAACGAGAGGCATCTGGCTGTGGAGTTTTTTCCAGTTGTACATTAGACACTGAAAGTGATAAACAGATGAAAATTGAGCTGTCAAATAGTGCTAAAGTTTCTACTTATAAGGAGGCTGCAATTTCCAGTTCAAAGTTCCCTGATATTTGGGATAAGAAACCTTCAACACTTGTTACTTCAGATGAAAGTGTAAAATTATCTCTGTCTACATATCCTGCTCCTTGTAAGTCCTTTCCGTTGATACGGAATGATGTAAAGTTAGCTAAAAAAGATGATGACGAAAACTCTGGGTGCACTCAACCTAGCACCCCAAATAAGGCCTCTGGGTCAGCGCCACGAGTGCGAGATCAGCCAATTAAGAAGTTACTAGCTTCCAAATATAGAGaggaaaatctaaaatctgatgACGAGGGCCATGCCAATTCCGGTAAGTATTTACGGTCTCTCTTTCAATTTGTTcgtcttattttcctttttagtatgTTTCAAAAAGGatgtctctttctttttttggaaACTCTCTAGTTCCAACTTTCTGCCTGTCATCTTTAAAACCACAAACTTAGAGGACTTTTTTTGATACATTCCATGTATCTTTCATTTAAAACCACAATAATCACaagtcttatttattttcttaaactctgaGGTAAGTCAAATCCAAACGTAGGGAGTATTATTTATGCAACCCTTCATATTCACTTGCTCAGGAGTTTGACATGAGGAGGACTTTTCCAGGTAGGAAAACAATGCATGTTTACTACAACAGAAACATTGACTACAAGCACCAAAGGTCTCAGAGggattttcctttcaagaaaagaaaGGTCTTTAAATGTGGTTCGTTGTCCAATTCTGATAAAGAGATGAGTACTGATGGAATATGTAGTTCTCCGACAGATGACTTACATGGAATTGCTTCCAGTAGTAGTAAAGCATCTTCAGGAGGTTTGTTCTCTTCAGAGTTCATCCCTTCATGCAACAATATGCACATGACTCAGTTGTCACTTGCATGCATAAACGAGTATGTGTTTCACTTCCTATGGATATATATACTTATTTACCTCTGCATATCTACTCTGACAGGCTGCACAGCCGCTGGAACGTCAGTCTTCAATGGAGGTCGTGCGATCCTCAGGCCTGGTGATTCCCATGGTGAGAGGGCCTTCTTTTGAAGTTACCACACGAATTCTTGTGTATCCCTTGCTCTTTCATGGTTCTAACATGGATGTTTTTCCTTTCGTGCAGTTAAGTTTCGAATTAAGTCCTTCCGGGTTCCTGAGCTTTTTGTTGATATTCCAGAAAATGCAACTATTGGTTCTTTAAAGGCATGTGAAAGCATTGTCTTCAAATACTTATCCAGTTTCTCAATAGGATGTTATCATCAGTATTCTTCCACAgtggattttttatttatgtatttattattgaATTTCAATGTGTAAAAGCACTATTCATGCTTCTAATATTTTGCAGAGGACAGTAATGGAAGCAGTGACTGCTATACTTGGTGGTGGACTACGCATCGGTTTGGTTTTTCAGGGTAAGAAGGTTAGAGATGATAACAAAACCTTGTTGCAGACTGGAATTTCTCATGATTATAAGCTTGATGCTCTGGGTTTTTCCCTCGAGCCCAATCCTGTTCAAACTTCCCAACCTCTTGGTGCAGACTGTCGTTCTTGTGTACTTCCTTATGAAACACCTCAACCGCTAACAAGGTATTCCATTTGTCGATCTCTTGTGGATATTAGGACTTCTAGCCATTTCTATTATTGAGCTGCTGCTGCCGCTTCAATTTAACAACCAGTTATATGAGTAGATATATACGTGTGATTATTGTGAAATTAGAAGTCAATAACTTCTTTCAACTCATCGCGGGTTGTTTCAACTCTTTTTGAAAAGGCAAGGAGCTTATTCTGTCTAATAACTTTTAAGCTTTATTTTCGGTACTACACcctctaaaaaaaaattctagaatCAAAGTCCTGATGATTTTGCACTATATATGTCAGCAGGTGCCCATCTCCTGGCACTGTGGTTCATACTGGCATTCAGCAGGGGAGATCTGATGATCATACAGGAACGAGTTTGAGTAACTTTCTTGAAAGTGATCATGATTCAGCTCCATCTCCTCATTACGCGGCATTGGAGAAAATTTCCGCAAATTCAAGAGCATTGGTTCCTCTAACTGCAGTAAATGCAGAAGCCTTGTCCGTAGTTCCATTGCGGAAACCCAAGCGGTCCGAGGCCACACAACGTCGAATCCGGAGGCCTTTTTCTGTTGCTGAAGTGGAAGCACTTGTTCAAGCTGTTGAGAAGCTTGGAACAGGAAGGTATGTTAAATAAAATCGTATTTCACAGGTAAGGCCATCCATACACCTTCTGCTGAAATGAGCTGTGCTCAGTGTATGGAATGGCTTACCTCTTGagttctttttcacttttttcagtTATTGTTTTGTTGTTTCGCAGATGGCGTGATGTGAAACTGCGAGCTTTTGATAATGCCAAACATAGAACTTATGTCGATTTGAAGGTATAACATTTGTCACTCTCTCTTACTGCTCAACATCCCACCATCCGCAGCCAATCATTTTCTTGCCTGCTGAGATCTCCTCCCATTTTGTCTTTTaagttctttctttttttaccccaccccaccccacccccaggAGGATCAATAGTGTTCCCACTTCCCCTCCAGCATGACTCAAACCCTCAACCTACCGGTTGACGATAGAGGTGCTCAACCACTTGAGCAAGCCTCACTTGTCGGCTTTTATGCTTTGCTTTCTTAACTAGCTGGTTCATTCTTTGCATGAGTCTTGTCGTAAACTGTCTGTTTGTTGCTTCTTCAAACAGCAAAGGAATCAATTCGTTTTTAAAGTGGCATACTTGCATCTTGTACTTAATTTCCATTACATCAACAAAACCTTCCGCGAATGAGctggaaagaagaaagaaaaaagtcatGATCGGTCCTCTTTATACATATAGTAATTGTGTGATATGGAATTTGATTGACGGTTATTCAGGACAAATGGAAAACTCTGGTGCACACAGCAAGAATATCCCCTCAGCAAAGGAGGGGGGAGCCCGTGCCACAGGAGCTCTTGGACAGGGTCCTCACTGCTCACGCTTACTGGTCCCAACAGCAAGCCAAGCAACAGATGAAACAGCCATCGGAGACGTACCTTCTTCTCTAGGAACGTCGTGGAAGTGGCTgtaagaaaagtaaatgggaaaGTAAATAAGAGTGTTGATTATTTTGTTACTGTAAAAGGTCTCTATGTTAATAAAAGTAATATCAGGGAAAGTTAAAAGTTAGTTAGCATGCACCACATATAGTTCCTTCAATGGAGGGGTGGAAGCTGCTATTGTAAATGTTTTGGTAGAATAAAGTGCTTTGCTAACACAAAATTTTTGTACTAAATGCTTCTTTTCTTGGAAAGAAATGCTTTCTGGGGTAAAGGGTGTTGTATTTTGTTGTAGTTCAATAGAAAAAGGGGAATGTAGTTATGTTCCCTATTTGATTGTAAAACTTAGTTGAATATCATAATATGATTCACTGCTTtttggacatgaatttcaattttgatattttagattgaACTTTAAATTGTAGTATTTCTTTTGGTTCATCTTAGAGTGCCAGTAATGCCACCATCAAGGAGTatgatgacttttttttttggtttccatccggtgcccgcattggagccTCGACTAATTCGGGtcgcgctcccaacagagttttctccatattcaaggtcgaaccctcgacctccggttaagggtggagcagccccatctcCTGCATTTTGGTAGGAGTATGATGACTTACTAAAAGTATTTTCACATAGTTAAATCATTTAATTATAGTAAAGTTAAATCATTTAATTATAgtaaatttatataatttgataGAAACACCGGGTGTGAGTGATAGCTTGTTTGGCTAAagtttataaaatcaatttattttgagAAGTGTTTCTTTCAAAAAAAGTACCTTTAGTGAAGAGCAATTTGTggaccatttaaaaaaaatatttttgagcaaCAATTAATAaatgtttggccatgaaatttttttggggtaattatttcactttaatgaaaaagtgaaaagaatATTGTTTGGTCACAAGAACTATTTCACGTTAGTGAAAATTATTGTTGgatttcacttctttcactcctatttttctcacaaaaatttcaaaaacaactctgAGTTATATTCATTTACAAACTCAACTTTAATTTCAACTccgaaaaattattattttcatagtcAAATGGCGTCTTAGTGTTTGaccaaacttttaaaaatatttataagtgtATTTTTCTCGTAAGTGCgtttttgaaaaagtgttttCGAAGAAAAGCCACTTTTTTTAGCTTATGAAAAAAAGCTTGTGCTACCTTCATAAATACTTATTTTCTCTTAAAAACTTGAcaatatatctttatttttttaaaaaaagaaaataagtatttttttttaaaaaacactaTTAGCAAATAATAAATTCGACCAAACGGACTATAAGTTTTTACCTCCCAAAAAGAGGCAATAGTAGTAAATTGATCCCAAAAATTAACAAAAGATAAAAGTAATCTATTATCCgtagttcaaaaatattttttttatcctttttcctaaaaaaaaataaatcatcgTCACTTTTAGACaaatcataatttttatattaatagaCACTACatccttaaaaaaaatatttatttgtgcaCTAATCATTCATCAATTGCGAGAAGACCGGCAGCCAGATGTGAGATTCATTGCAGGTCCCACGCACTCACCATGCAAAGTTATATCACATCAATCAATCAATCAGAGACagaatctaaattttaattttataaattttaaattttaaaataatggcttcaaataataataataataaatatttctaactttattttaaatatattgtttaaataaaaattattaaaatttaatttaatatgctCTCCATATAAATTAAAAGTTCGTTCAAAATACTATAGGAGTTTCTGTGTTAACCACTGAGCTTTTGGTTCCACCTTGATAAGTGACGAGATAgaaaaagattcaattttagaaCCTCTCATGAAATTTCTGGttcataattttactaattttatGCTAAGTGGATTAATAAAGCATACTTCAATTAATATAATTGATTTGGTCAAATCATTATAAAGTGGATTTGTTCTATCATTTGTCCCCCTACATATGTAAGTTATATTTGACTAGAATTAAAATAAGACATTCATGATACCCTATGGGGCCAATATATTcctttaataatataaataataggaGTAGCATATACTTATTTTATATGGTGATATAGGCATCAACGTCAGATCATTCAGATCATATGTTGTGTGAGTCATTAAGCctgaaaaaaaatgtaaaagtcGAGATTGTCATTTATAAAGatttttaaaatgtcatttttaaaaaaagttaaatttataaataattataagagATCATTTCCGACTCAAAGTTTGCTCCAATAGTTGTTTATAGTGAGCATTGTTCTATTTTTAGAATTTTCTAATTaagtatattttatttctatttaattatatattgttACCGTTCTTTAATGTTACTGATAGGTTCATCATGTCTTTCTAGCAAAGAACTGAAAATAATTATGAATGAGTTGCAGTAACTTCttgttttactttttataatttgaaatgatTATGTTGTGTGCACTAATTTTAATAGTTGAAggagaatttaaattttatagacTATTATTATCGTAAATACTGTACagttttagatatatatatatttatagacaCGTGTCCGAAAAATGTgacatttaaaatcttaaaaataaatgtTACTTCTACAAATAAATAGAGATCAATTAATAATGTAAAAATTAATTACATGATTGATGTGTATTACTTAAATTTAACAGATGATAATTCCAAGTAGTGTCAAGCTTTAAGACCTGTTTTGACTTGAATTCAAATCTcaaatgatttgaaatttaaattttgtatggaCAGTTGCACACATACAATTTGAatctcaaaaatcatatttatttttcatcatgaACATAAAAATCCTATAATTTACAAGAACTatcaattttcttttaattttttgttttgcaatttttttcaaattagcaaaacataatttataatactatATAGTACGCTAATAAAAggtctttaaaaaaatatatatgtataacatgTATTATTCAGTGTTCTCTGCGTCTAACTGTGGGGAGAATATACGACAAAGGGAACTTCAAAAAGAATAGAATATTCAACTTAATCTAATCTTTATGCGTTTGTGTAATGTTTTCTTGACTAAAGTCAGAAGATATTATATTATACGATAGTTACCTTCCAAATTTGACCAATTTACTTCCTCTCcaagtattttttttacatacaaGCAAATTAATGTTGTATGATGTACGAATATTTTGTGTAGAACCTTCTTCcattcatgatataaaaaatttaattgaaaaataaaatcaaaataaatgttTGACCCATTTGACAAATTATCTACGTGGGATCTCTCCATTATTTGGTTTCAAAAAACATTAttatttgacaatttctaaattccaaaacataaaaacaatctgtttaacatttattttccataaaaagtaattttcttaaatttatgatCTATTATATACAATTATTTAcgctataaaaataaaatttacatacatCCTTTTTTTCAGActccacttaaaaaaaaaaattgcatacaCAAACCAACATGTTTAACATAATAACCTGTATTGTTGATCCACTTTTTGCATCTCACATAGTCAATATAgagaaacactaaaaatatattcAAACTAGCACACAACCATTCTAATTATAACATCTTAATCACCAAACTATTCTTTAAAACGTGTAATTAGCACATTTCTAACACGAATGAAACGAAGTGACAGTGACCCGGTGAGTTGATTTTGCagatgaattaaaatttaaaaaatcactAATCAGCCATGGAGTTAATAAATCATATATACTCATACAATATATGGAAATAGTTttttatctataaatataattttattagttaTAACGAATAAGTTACCATATTTTGTAAGCGGAAAATCTATACTGTACTaactaagaaaatatttaaaatttatattaaaataataaaatagtaatataaaaatgaaaaatatatatctttagtCTATAAACTTTTATGCACTTatgataaactaaaatatattcaCATGATCAATCATGTATAAGGAagttataaataatttttcttttttatgaaaGAAATATCGGTCACCGGAAAGCTCGGTGACTATTTTAATGTCCTAATATGCAAATACAAACAAAAAGATACCGACCGAGAAAAGAAAACAAGCTAAGGGTGtatttggtatgatggaaaatatttttctatttttttttgtttggttgcaataaaatgtttgaaaaatattttccacaacaattcattttccttaatttgagggaaaatgacttccctcatgggccaaggaaagtcattttccagaaaatgaaaAATGTGACTTAACTCTACCCTCACCCCTCttccccaccccaacaacactcatattgaaataactcaaaaaattcatatttctcaaaaatttacattactcaaaaatatttttcactgtactttgcttcaatttttcactgcttgaaataaaaaatagtgaagcccgaattttttccatttctaatgttcgttgaatgtattgttattttcatatgcatagaggaaaatttacctatgttacttttgctaattgcatatttcattttgtcatcgatgtaacttaTTTCAagaggttgaataagcttgtcgttccattattgatacaagaatgacaacGGAAGGCACAAagcacactccaaatcagtccacaatcttaaggatccgaggaccaagatggagaccactctcggattcgctatcaacaaaaagaatacaagatacaatgtgtattttaacaccaaaacagcaataacaacaagaacaagatgaacacaagatgataaaaaagaagacacaagattcgaatttaacaataacaacaagaacataagattacaacacaaacaataaacaagattacaagaaggtaaaaggatagatagatagaccacatgaatatataatcttaagaacccaagaatggacaatcttggacccttaacactacacacaacaataaacctatctcttacaaagacacaagatcggaatccacctctcaagcatcaatgtttccaagcaaacaacaacaaaagagaatccaccgtattgttgtatcctagtttcggttttgcctccaaagagaagagaggacttgtgttttccAATGTCttaagacttacaacatcatcaataaactaagtctaaaaccctacaatgttccttctatagctattacaaaatataagttaaaatgaccaaaagacccttcaaagagtgggcacccatctagtgtaatttatgagctgatttgggtgcattttgggcctcttttacacttcaattgcacatgccaaggctcggatccaacacgcactctcctaagtccatatacgtgattattcccgtatcatcctctccatcttgagaggagttTGTCCACAAATCCACGGCTTCACCTCATTCAATTGGTCACTTCAAAGGAAACCTACTCAAAACAATCCGCAAAAAAGTCACAGAAATAAGTCAAAACAGTCTACAAAATCATGAAGAATCCGAGGGCTCAATAACAACAAGTCTCGACCATTATCTTGATTTTGAACCTCGGCTTTCTCTCTATCTCaagccttgtcttcaatctcatccgaaacaagtctcctaccatcatacaagtaTTGTAGTAGTCTCCATATCCatcatgttcctttctaccatactCCTCTACATGGATATATCGATTTTGGTGAAGTGGAGTTTCGATTGAGAGGAATGATTTGGTAAGTGGggcttcggttgtggagcttggctgggaggaaattggcttctaagtccctcttgttggacttgatcgaattgAGGGGGAAGTGACTTATTTAGGTCTCGGGTTTGAGGATATTTGTTGGCTTGacttatgtctatgtcatttagtggtggtcttggagggttGATCGTTTGAGGTAAAGCTTTGGGAGTAGAAAca
The Capsicum annuum cultivar UCD-10X-F1 chromosome 6, UCD10Xv1.1, whole genome shotgun sequence DNA segment above includes these coding regions:
- the LOC107875529 gene encoding telomere repeat-binding protein 5 isoform X2; this encodes MVLQKRLDYGFNGYQVPHIPRATRSARRRGINRRKADGDGTCPFDLLATVAGKLLGEEGESSPDSTGSVRGKEQGAIVKGEKVKEDEDRSLKEKSYTEGCYERGFFISELVSQAPVVNRSLSELPHVQNDTISGPASVTMSSDCAEKFPFAKQFVNGESSGQNGNISSKTEREASGCGVFSSCTLDTESDKQMKIELSNSAKVSTYKEAAISSSKFPDIWDKKPSTLVTSDESVKLSLSTYPAPCKSFPLIRNDVKLAKKDDDENSGCTQPSTPNKASGSAPRVRDQPIKKLLASKYREENLKSDDEGHANSGRKTMHVYYNRNIDYKHQRSQRDFPFKKRKVFKCGSLSNSDKEMSTDGICSSPTDDLHGIASSSSKASSGGCTAAGTSVFNGGRAILRPGDSHVKFRIKSFRVPELFVDIPENATIGSLKRTVMEAVTAILGGGLRIGLVFQGKKVRDDNKTLLQTGISHDYKLDALGFSLEPNPVQTSQPLGADCRSCVLPYETPQPLTRCPSPGTVVHTGIQQGRSDDHTGTSLSNFLESDHDSAPSPHYAALEKISANSRALVPLTAVNAEALSVVPLRKPKRSEATQRRIRRPFSVAEVEALVQAVEKLGTGRWRDVKLRAFDNAKHRTYVDLKDKWKTLVHTARISPQQRRGEPVPQELLDRVLTAHAYWSQQQAKQQMKQPSETYLLL
- the LOC107875529 gene encoding telomere repeat-binding protein 5 isoform X1, which gives rise to MVLQKRLDYGFNGYQVPHIPRATRSARRRGINRRKADGDGTCPFDLLATVAGKLLGEEGESSPDSTGSVRGKEQGAIVKGEKVKEDEDRSLKEKSYTEGCYERGFFISELVSQAPVVNRSLSELPHVQNDTISGPASVTMSSDCAEKFPFAKQFVNGESSGQNGNISSKTEREASGCGVFSSCTLDTESDKQMKIELSNSAKVSTYKEAAISSSKFPDIWDKKPSTLVTSDESVKLSLSTYPAPCKSFPLIRNDVKLAKKDDDENSGCTQPSTPNKASGSAPRVRDQPIKKLLASKYREENLKSDDEGHANSGRKTMHVYYNRNIDYKHQRSQRDFPFKKRKVFKCGSLSNSDKEMSTDGICSSPTDDLHGIASSSSKASSGGCTAAGTSVFNGGRAILRPGDSHVKFRIKSFRVPELFVDIPENATIGSLKRTVMEAVTAILGGGLRIGLVFQGKKVRDDNKTLLQTGISHDYKLDALGFSLEPNPVQTSQPLGADCRSCVLPYETPQPLTSRCPSPGTVVHTGIQQGRSDDHTGTSLSNFLESDHDSAPSPHYAALEKISANSRALVPLTAVNAEALSVVPLRKPKRSEATQRRIRRPFSVAEVEALVQAVEKLGTGRWRDVKLRAFDNAKHRTYVDLKDKWKTLVHTARISPQQRRGEPVPQELLDRVLTAHAYWSQQQAKQQMKQPSETYLLL